The window TATTTGTTTTATGCATTGCAATAGCAACTGCTGTAACTCCAGTTCCGCAAGCTAAAGTTTCATCTTCTACACCTTTTTCATAAGTTCTAACTCTAAAAGTGGAAGCATCAATTTGTTGTACAAAGTTTACGTTACTTCCAGGATCTTGATAGCTGTTTCTAATTTCTTTTCCGTTTTTAAAAACAGGATACTCTTCTAAATCATCAACAATTTCTACATGATGCTGTGTTCCTGTGTGCATAAAAACTGAGTTGTCATTCAGTTGTATTTCATTAACATCAATCATTTGTAAAGAAACAATACCGTTTTCAATTTTAGCAAAATGTTTTCCATCAACAGCTAAAAAGGTAGTTTTTTTTTCAATAATATTTAGTTTTTTAGCAAAAGCAACTGCACATCTTGCTCCGTTTCCACAAAAAGTTTGACTTCCATCAGCATTAAAATACACCATTTTAAAATCTGTATTTTCATCATTTTCAATTAGAATAACACCGTCTGAACCAATTCCAAAATTTCTATTACATAATTTATGGATTATTTCTGCGTTGTTTTTAGGAAAGGTATTTGCTCTGTTGTCAAACATTACAAAATCATTTCCTGTGCCTTGATATTTATAAAAAGTTAAATTCATTACCGCAAAGATAGCAAATTTAGCAGCATTTAAAACTTGTTAAATAGCCGTTAAAGTCCGTTAAAATGAAGTTAAACAGATTTATTGAATTTGTTAAAAGTGTATATTTGAGTGTAAATAAAAACAAAAAATAAAATGAGAAAAGTATTCGGAATTATTGGAGCTGCTATTCTTGGAGGAATAGTAACGTTGGGAGGTTACAAATTAATAATTGAAAAACCTCAAGTTGTTGTTGAGCAAACTACAACACCTAATATGCAAATGGTAAATGCAAATTATAGTCCAGAAGTTATAAATACCTCAAGTGCGCCAACAGATTTTACGGAGGCTGCAGAAAAAACGGTGCACGCGGTTGTACATGTTAAAAATACAAATACAAAATCTTCAGTAAACTCGCTGTCAGATTTATTTTATGGAGGTGTTCCAAGAGCGCAAGTTGGTACTGGAAGTGGAGTTATTATTTCTCCAGATGGTTATATTGTTTCTAATAACCACGTAATTGCCAATGCAAACGATTTAGAGATTACGTTAAATAACAAGAAAAAATATAAGGCAGCATTAATTGCTACTGATGAAAAGAATGATATTGCTTTATTGAAAATTGATGCTGGTTTCGATTTACCTTATATACCTTTTGCAAATTCAGACAATGTAAAAATTGGTGAATGGGTTTTGGCTGTTGGTAATCCATATAATTTAAATTCAACCGTAACCGCTGGTATTGTAAGTGCTAAAGGAAGAGATTTAGAAGGAAATAGAAATATTGATGCTTTTATACAAACAGATGCAGCAGTTAATCCAGGAAATAGTGGAGGAGCTTTGGTTAATATACGAGGAGAATTAATAGGTATTAATACAGCTATTACATCAAAAACTGGTTCTTTTATTGGGTATTCTTTTGCAGTGCCGTCTAATATTGCACGTAAAGTTGTAG of the Tenacibaculum todarodis genome contains:
- the dapF gene encoding diaminopimelate epimerase — its product is MNLTFYKYQGTGNDFVMFDNRANTFPKNNAEIIHKLCNRNFGIGSDGVILIENDENTDFKMVYFNADGSQTFCGNGARCAVAFAKKLNIIEKKTTFLAVDGKHFAKIENGIVSLQMIDVNEIQLNDNSVFMHTGTQHHVEIVDDLEEYPVFKNGKEIRNSYQDPGSNVNFVQQIDASTFRVRTYEKGVEDETLACGTGVTAVAIAMHKTNKTNSNLISLPVEGGNLEVSFTEEKGVYKNVFLKGPAQFVFNGEIEI
- a CDS encoding S1C family serine protease, which produces MRKVFGIIGAAILGGIVTLGGYKLIIEKPQVVVEQTTTPNMQMVNANYSPEVINTSSAPTDFTEAAEKTVHAVVHVKNTNTKSSVNSLSDLFYGGVPRAQVGTGSGVIISPDGYIVSNNHVIANANDLEITLNNKKKYKAALIATDEKNDIALLKIDAGFDLPYIPFANSDNVKIGEWVLAVGNPYNLNSTVTAGIVSAKGRDLEGNRNIDAFIQTDAAVNPGNSGGALVNIRGELIGINTAITSKTGSFIGYSFAVPSNIARKVVDDLLEFGNVQEAILGINVDGSPSTNDIEGVKIASVTEDGGAKSAGIIEGDVIVKVNNVKISKFSELTGQLKAKRPGDFVEITIDRNGSELKKQVKLSKKDTYYSQGFGVQLKDLTEKEKKEKGISYGAKIVDASNSKGFTYFNVGKGYVLTKINNIKVNSASEAVSILDKYTGNQHFYLETINPKGELERYRF